One Novosphingobium sp. G106 DNA segment encodes these proteins:
- a CDS encoding DUF6429 family protein → MAEPEMDTELIDEAVLALLFLTLHKDRTSEPLWRAWKSFDWDAMARLHAKELIFDPVGQAKSVVLTQEGRRRCEEAYYRLFARRDRQA, encoded by the coding sequence ATGGCCGAGCCTGAGATGGACACCGAGCTGATTGACGAGGCGGTGTTGGCGCTGCTGTTTCTGACACTGCACAAAGATCGGACCTCAGAGCCGCTTTGGCGTGCGTGGAAGTCGTTCGACTGGGATGCGATGGCTCGCCTGCACGCGAAGGAGCTGATTTTCGATCCGGTTGGTCAGGCGAAGTCCGTCGTGTTGACGCAGGAGGGGCGGCGACGCTGCGAAGAGGCATATTATCGCCTCTTTGCCAGGCGGGATCGTCAGGCCTGA
- a CDS encoding Fic family protein, producing the protein MTYIHERENWPVFRWQDDQLATLLAEVRHRQGRLLGRMEALGFALRTEASLHSLTEEVVKSSEIEGEILDKDQVRSSIARRLGLDIAGLVPADRDVEGVVDMMLDAAQNYEDPLNADRLFGWHAALFPAGRSGLTKIRAGTWRDDSQGPMQVVSGPFGREKVHYQAPPAKQIYREMKAFLKWFEAERRIDPVLKAGVAHLWFVTIHPFEDGNGRIARAIADLALARSEGTSQRFYSMSAQIRVERTAYYEMLEKTQKGDLDITEWLRWFLECLDRAFTRAEELLGSVMKKALFWERVADTSINERQRKVLNRMLNGIEGKLTSSKYAKFAKTSQDTAGRDIIDLVKKGLLTRDEAGGRSTSYSLV; encoded by the coding sequence ATGACCTATATCCATGAACGCGAAAATTGGCCGGTCTTCAGGTGGCAGGATGATCAGCTTGCAACCCTGCTCGCCGAGGTCCGTCATCGGCAGGGTCGTCTGCTGGGGCGGATGGAAGCGCTCGGTTTTGCGCTGCGCACGGAAGCCTCGCTCCACAGCCTGACCGAGGAAGTCGTGAAATCCTCCGAAATCGAGGGGGAAATTCTCGACAAAGATCAGGTGCGATCTTCGATCGCGCGTCGGCTTGGTCTCGACATTGCTGGCCTGGTTCCCGCTGATCGAGACGTAGAGGGCGTGGTGGACATGATGCTCGATGCCGCCCAGAACTACGAAGATCCGCTAAACGCCGACCGTTTATTCGGCTGGCATGCTGCCTTGTTTCCTGCTGGTAGGAGCGGCCTCACCAAGATCAGAGCAGGCACTTGGCGGGACGACAGCCAGGGGCCGATGCAGGTTGTGTCCGGGCCCTTCGGCCGTGAGAAGGTTCACTACCAGGCACCTCCGGCAAAGCAGATCTATCGGGAAATGAAGGCTTTTCTCAAATGGTTCGAGGCCGAGCGCAGGATCGATCCGGTTCTCAAGGCGGGTGTCGCACACCTATGGTTCGTTACCATCCATCCGTTCGAAGATGGGAACGGGCGGATCGCGCGTGCCATTGCCGATCTCGCCTTGGCCCGTTCCGAAGGCACCTCGCAACGCTTCTACAGCATGTCTGCGCAGATCCGCGTCGAACGAACTGCCTATTACGAAATGCTCGAGAAAACCCAGAAAGGGGATCTCGACATCACCGAATGGTTGCGCTGGTTCCTGGAATGCCTGGACCGCGCCTTCACCAGGGCCGAGGAACTGCTCGGCTCCGTCATGAAGAAAGCGCTCTTCTGGGAACGCGTTGCTGATACCTCTATCAATGAACGTCAGCGCAAGGTGCTCAACCGGATGCTCAATGGCATTGAAGGCAAGCTCACCAGTTCGAAATACGCCAAGTTCGCGAAGACGTCACAGGATACCGCGGGACGCGACATCATCGATCTGGTGAAGAAAGGTCTCCTTACGCGCGACGAAGCGGGAGGGCGCAGCACGAGCTATTCCTTGGTGTAG
- a CDS encoding TonB-dependent receptor: MPKSHLRIATALSTGALLSFATPVFAQSDTAAQANASESGNDIIVTARRSEERLQDVPISITVLNPEQLSQHNIVSTADLGSFVPSLTINSQFGPEKASFVIRGFTQAYHTAPTVGVYFADVAAPRALGPTTSGNGAGVGSMFDLQNVQVLKGPQGTLFGRNTTGGAILLVPQKPTDKLEGYVEGTIGNYNAHRVQAVLNVPLSDTFKVRGGIDYNKADGYLKNHSGIGPSDFANTNYFAARLSIVGNLTPNLENYTVASYSRSNTHGAIQKLATCTDQNGNTATTGLAPVFAPAACAQIARQNARGDGIWDVENNDPNPLELIKQWSVINTTTWSASDNLTIKNIASYQEYYESASFSLWGDNYRVYPGFPLAGAQNPPVGGGLRTIQLQQGYYSWTTAENSFSEELQFQGHSSDNRFTWQAGGYIELAHPLGWNSQLVDIFNNCSDIKANICQPLTLPFQVAPGVFFPVAVGSTSEANTKDTFNDKALYAQATYKLTDQLSLTGGVRYTWDKMTDLAQALNITQQGAYCQNVLLFNKAPAGVTVNSSNVNQYALFTNNPNDCNVTRQISSKRPTWLIDLDYKPTDDILLYLKWARGYRAGSVTSNSVGFETVGPEKLDLYEVGAKTSFRGTVSGYFNIAGFYNDFHNQQITINPTVSAAYQGVIPSNSPNINAGHSRIWGVEVDSSFKLLEGLQLDVGYTYLNTKVLQITVPPAPIFYDNVNPTANVGDPLPLSPKNTVVVTGSYILPLSESVGRLSLSATFTHADANRAESPNSSPLYLVSAQNQLNLNVDWHQVLGNPFDLAFYMTNVTNQGRILFPGSGFQTIGADGGHVNQPRMFGFRLKYRFGD; the protein is encoded by the coding sequence ATGCCTAAGTCGCACCTGCGCATTGCTACGGCACTTTCGACCGGCGCGCTCCTGAGCTTTGCTACTCCGGTGTTCGCCCAGAGCGACACCGCGGCGCAGGCTAATGCAAGCGAGAGCGGCAATGACATCATCGTGACCGCAAGGCGTTCTGAGGAACGTTTGCAGGATGTTCCGATCTCGATCACTGTGCTGAATCCCGAACAGCTCAGCCAGCACAACATCGTCAGCACGGCCGATCTCGGTTCTTTCGTGCCGTCCCTGACCATCAACTCACAGTTCGGCCCCGAGAAGGCCAGCTTCGTTATTCGCGGTTTTACCCAAGCCTACCATACCGCGCCTACGGTCGGGGTATATTTCGCCGATGTCGCCGCGCCGCGCGCGCTTGGCCCCACGACGTCCGGCAACGGCGCCGGCGTAGGTTCAATGTTCGACCTTCAGAACGTTCAGGTACTCAAAGGCCCGCAAGGCACGCTGTTTGGCCGTAATACGACCGGCGGCGCGATCTTGCTGGTGCCGCAAAAGCCGACCGACAAGCTCGAAGGGTACGTCGAAGGGACAATCGGCAATTACAATGCGCATCGCGTTCAGGCCGTGCTCAATGTGCCGCTAAGCGATACGTTCAAGGTCCGAGGCGGCATCGACTATAACAAGGCGGACGGCTACCTCAAGAATCACAGCGGAATAGGACCATCTGATTTCGCGAACACGAATTACTTCGCCGCGCGACTGAGCATCGTCGGCAATCTTACGCCCAACCTAGAGAACTACACCGTGGCCAGCTACAGCCGCTCGAACACGCATGGCGCCATTCAAAAACTTGCCACCTGTACGGATCAAAACGGCAACACAGCTACTACAGGGCTCGCACCAGTTTTCGCTCCCGCGGCATGCGCGCAGATTGCGCGGCAGAACGCCCGTGGGGATGGTATCTGGGATGTCGAGAACAATGATCCCAATCCTCTTGAGCTCATCAAGCAATGGTCGGTCATCAATACCACCACCTGGAGCGCAAGCGACAATCTCACGATCAAGAACATCGCCTCGTATCAAGAGTACTATGAGTCCGCAAGCTTCAGTCTGTGGGGCGATAACTACCGCGTCTATCCCGGCTTCCCCTTGGCTGGAGCGCAAAATCCGCCGGTCGGAGGAGGGCTGAGGACGATCCAGCTCCAGCAGGGATACTATTCCTGGACCACGGCAGAGAACTCCTTCTCCGAAGAACTTCAGTTCCAAGGTCATAGCAGTGACAATCGCTTCACCTGGCAGGCGGGCGGCTATATCGAGCTCGCGCATCCGCTCGGCTGGAACTCGCAGCTCGTCGATATTTTCAACAACTGTTCGGACATAAAGGCCAATATCTGCCAGCCGCTGACTTTGCCGTTCCAGGTTGCGCCGGGCGTATTTTTCCCCGTGGCAGTGGGCTCTACCTCGGAGGCCAACACCAAGGACACGTTCAACGACAAGGCGCTTTATGCCCAGGCCACCTACAAGCTCACCGATCAGCTCAGCCTGACGGGCGGTGTTCGCTACACTTGGGATAAGATGACTGACCTTGCCCAGGCGCTGAATATCACGCAGCAGGGAGCATATTGTCAGAATGTCCTCTTGTTCAACAAAGCGCCAGCCGGTGTTACGGTGAATTCCTCAAACGTGAATCAGTACGCGCTGTTCACGAACAATCCCAACGACTGCAACGTCACGCGGCAAATCAGCTCGAAACGGCCCACCTGGCTGATCGATCTCGACTACAAGCCGACCGATGACATCTTGCTCTATCTGAAGTGGGCGCGGGGCTACCGCGCAGGTTCGGTGACCTCGAACAGCGTCGGTTTCGAAACAGTGGGGCCGGAGAAGCTGGACCTGTACGAGGTCGGTGCAAAGACGAGTTTTCGTGGCACAGTCTCCGGTTATTTCAATATCGCTGGTTTCTATAACGACTTCCACAACCAGCAGATCACCATAAATCCAACCGTCTCGGCGGCGTATCAGGGTGTCATTCCGAGCAACTCGCCAAACATCAATGCGGGTCATTCTAGAATTTGGGGTGTCGAGGTCGACTCGTCATTCAAGCTGCTTGAAGGTCTGCAGCTCGACGTGGGCTACACTTATCTCAACACCAAGGTGCTCCAGATCACCGTGCCGCCTGCGCCGATCTTCTACGACAACGTAAACCCGACCGCCAACGTTGGCGATCCATTGCCGCTGTCGCCCAAGAATACCGTCGTGGTCACCGGCTCTTACATTTTGCCGCTGAGCGAGAGCGTCGGTCGGCTATCCTTGAGCGCGACTTTCACCCACGCCGATGCAAATCGCGCAGAATCGCCGAATTCCTCGCCGCTCTATCTCGTCTCTGCCCAGAACCAACTCAATCTCAACGTTGATTGGCACCAAGTGCTGGGTAATCCCTTTGACCTTGCTTTCTACATGACCAATGTCACCAATCAAGGACGTATCCTCTTCCCCGGTTCGGGCTTCCAGACGATCGGTGCGGATGGCGGGCACGTGAACCAACCGCGCATGTTTGGCTTCAGACTGAAGTACCGCTTTGGCGATTGA
- a CDS encoding esterase-like activity of phytase family protein, translating to MDRVRGLIVGFAALATLTTATSTQAAITLLAIGDLGGTSDLSGLNYILENGVPANVLGGMGSGLTYAGGNTFLAVPDRGPNALTYNTAVDNTASYISRFNTVNMQLVAAAPGSSLPFTLTPTLASTTLLYSSNALTYGTGAGLGTQIDGVTPLGSGAPVVNDASHFYFSGRSDNFGPGNSGNPLDARFDPESIRVSNDGKSVFISDEYGPYVRQFDRQTGALVKTFTLPSNLDVANLSPVGDTEIAGNTSGRVANKGMEGLAITPDGKTLVGIMQAPLIQDAANSATANMLRIVTIDIATGETHEYGYMLTKGSGVSDIVAINGHQFLVDERDGKGLGDGSTAKVKQLFSIDISGATDITNLAGAAAAAAVVTKGAPAVLDLVTALTNYGIAATQIPAKIEGITFGQDVLVNGVTTHTLYVANDNDFLPSTAGSNKFFVFGFTNADLPGFVAQSISVPEPSTWMMMIGGIGMIGMMLRRRKQVAPLRFA from the coding sequence ATGGATCGCGTTCGCGGATTGATTGTCGGCTTTGCTGCGTTAGCAACTCTGACAACGGCCACTTCCACACAGGCCGCGATTACGCTGCTCGCGATTGGCGATCTCGGCGGAACCTCCGATCTTTCGGGCCTCAACTACATACTGGAAAACGGAGTTCCTGCCAACGTGCTTGGCGGTATGGGATCAGGCCTTACTTATGCCGGGGGCAACACCTTCCTGGCCGTTCCGGATCGCGGGCCGAACGCGCTGACCTACAATACCGCAGTCGACAACACGGCGTCGTACATCAGCCGTTTCAACACGGTGAACATGCAACTGGTAGCAGCGGCGCCAGGCTCTTCGTTACCATTCACGCTGACTCCGACGCTTGCCAGCACAACGCTTCTGTACAGCTCCAACGCCCTGACCTACGGTACCGGCGCCGGCCTCGGTACCCAGATCGACGGCGTGACGCCACTCGGATCCGGCGCACCGGTGGTCAACGATGCCTCACATTTCTATTTCTCGGGGCGATCTGACAATTTTGGCCCCGGCAATTCGGGTAATCCGCTCGACGCCCGCTTCGATCCTGAATCGATCCGCGTGTCGAACGATGGCAAGAGCGTCTTCATCTCAGACGAATATGGCCCTTACGTTCGCCAGTTCGATCGCCAGACTGGCGCACTGGTCAAGACCTTCACTCTACCCTCCAATCTCGATGTGGCGAACCTCTCGCCCGTGGGTGACACCGAAATCGCAGGCAACACTAGCGGCCGGGTCGCCAATAAGGGAATGGAAGGCTTGGCGATCACGCCGGACGGTAAGACGCTGGTCGGCATCATGCAGGCTCCGCTGATCCAGGACGCGGCCAACTCGGCAACCGCCAACATGTTGCGCATTGTGACGATCGACATCGCCACCGGCGAGACGCACGAATATGGCTATATGCTCACCAAGGGTTCGGGCGTGAGCGACATCGTTGCAATCAACGGCCACCAATTCTTGGTCGACGAGCGCGATGGTAAGGGTCTGGGCGACGGCAGCACTGCCAAGGTGAAGCAGCTTTTCTCCATCGACATTTCGGGCGCGACGGACATCACTAACCTTGCTGGCGCAGCTGCTGCAGCTGCTGTGGTCACTAAGGGCGCACCGGCTGTTCTCGATCTCGTAACGGCGCTCACGAACTACGGAATTGCCGCAACGCAGATCCCGGCCAAGATCGAAGGCATCACCTTTGGCCAAGACGTCCTGGTCAATGGCGTAACAACGCACACTCTGTACGTCGCCAACGACAACGATTTCCTGCCCAGCACCGCGGGCAGCAACAAGTTCTTTGTCTTCGGGTTCACCAATGCCGACCTGCCGGGCTTCGTGGCACAGAGCATTTCCGTGCCTGAGCCCTCGACCTGGATGATGATGATCGGTGGCATCGGCATGATCGGCATGATGCTGCGTCGTCGCAAGCAGGTTGCACCATTGAGGTTTGCCTGA
- a CDS encoding MFS transporter, whose translation MLASSLAFIDGSVTNVALPAIGKNLGGTAGDLSWAINAYLLPLSALLLIGGALGDHYGRRRMLVIGVALFTAASIGCALSPSLAAFLAFRALQGIGAALLMPNSLGILGSAFEGEARGRAVGTWAAAGAIASAIGPPLGGWLIDVVGWRSIFYLNVPVAVSAIVIFMRFVAETDRGQDVLDWRGAVLATGGLGALTWTLTAWSTRHDVTAAMAAGATAGIAFMVLFVLNERRLQDKAMMPLVLFGSKAFVGLTVLTFLLYGALGGLLMLLPYLLIVGSGYSPTQAGLALLPFSIVVGLASRLAGRTTEAIGPRWPLTIGPIVTGVGFALLVQADPQASYWTSVLPGMAIIAFGMAGAVAPLTTAVLASVDERHTGTASGFNSAISRTGGLIATSLAGAVISRTGDDLIGAFQTGAVISAACAAAAGITAWFTLGGTEKSA comes from the coding sequence ATGTTAGCCTCGAGCCTGGCTTTCATCGACGGCTCGGTAACGAACGTCGCATTGCCTGCAATCGGCAAGAATCTGGGCGGCACCGCGGGCGATCTATCCTGGGCGATCAACGCCTACTTGCTGCCTCTATCGGCGTTGCTGCTGATCGGCGGCGCGCTCGGAGATCATTATGGCCGTCGGCGGATGTTGGTTATCGGCGTCGCTCTGTTCACCGCGGCCTCGATCGGCTGCGCACTCTCGCCGTCGCTTGCCGCTTTTCTAGCGTTTCGAGCGTTGCAAGGGATCGGCGCCGCACTGCTGATGCCCAACAGTCTCGGCATCTTGGGAAGCGCCTTCGAGGGAGAAGCGCGGGGACGAGCAGTCGGGACTTGGGCTGCTGCCGGTGCTATCGCGAGTGCAATCGGGCCGCCGCTCGGAGGCTGGCTGATCGACGTGGTCGGCTGGCGCAGTATCTTCTACCTCAACGTGCCGGTTGCAGTCAGCGCGATTGTCATTTTCATGCGCTTCGTGGCGGAAACCGATCGAGGGCAAGACGTACTCGACTGGCGCGGCGCGGTGCTTGCGACTGGAGGACTGGGTGCCCTTACCTGGACGCTCACCGCATGGTCGACGCGTCACGACGTGACGGCGGCGATGGCAGCGGGCGCCACCGCAGGCATCGCCTTCATGGTCCTCTTCGTGCTCAACGAACGGCGTCTGCAAGACAAAGCGATGATGCCGCTCGTTCTGTTCGGTTCGAAAGCTTTTGTCGGCCTGACAGTTCTGACATTCCTGCTCTACGGCGCTCTCGGCGGGCTACTGATGCTCCTGCCCTACTTGCTGATCGTCGGGAGCGGCTACAGCCCGACGCAGGCGGGACTGGCGCTACTACCGTTTTCGATCGTAGTCGGCTTGGCTTCGCGGCTGGCCGGCCGGACGACCGAGGCGATCGGCCCGCGCTGGCCGCTTACGATCGGTCCGATCGTCACTGGCGTCGGCTTCGCGCTGCTTGTGCAGGCTGATCCGCAAGCAAGCTACTGGACGAGCGTTCTACCCGGCATGGCCATCATCGCCTTTGGCATGGCAGGAGCGGTGGCGCCGCTCACCACTGCGGTGCTGGCCTCGGTCGATGAGCGGCACACGGGCACGGCGTCCGGTTTCAATAGCGCCATCTCGCGAACTGGCGGCTTGATCGCAACATCGCTGGCAGGTGCCGTCATCTCTCGGACGGGAGACGACCTGATCGGCGCTTTTCAGACCGGCGCCGTTATTTCGGCAGCTTGCGCTGCGGCCGCTGGGATAACGGCCTGGTTTACGCTTGGCGGCACGGAAAAATCCGCCTGA
- a CDS encoding polysaccharide deacetylase family protein yields MSLTYDDGLDSHLDLAIPALESRGLRGTFYLTLENVRERVAEWQRAAARGHELANHTVTHPCDIDGNDWRSYARSQIDPMNRAIDIWEGISASHDFAYPCDVTDLGPGSANRQLRRFEAVLRSQHIVSARTSEGPPNPPEWVKRYPFRLQALAAGFDAATLQQLTSYIDRARASNRWAILVFHDIVPAHPAVDELLASVHDGVLDAIVAMKIRCCPVGEVMKDFGS; encoded by the coding sequence GTGAGCCTGACCTACGATGACGGTCTCGACAGCCATCTCGATCTCGCAATACCGGCTTTGGAATCGCGGGGGCTTCGCGGCACGTTCTATCTCACGCTGGAGAACGTCCGCGAACGTGTTGCAGAATGGCAGCGTGCCGCGGCGAGGGGACATGAGCTTGCCAATCACACCGTGACACACCCCTGCGATATCGATGGCAACGATTGGCGCAGCTATGCGCGCAGTCAGATTGATCCGATGAACCGGGCAATAGATATCTGGGAAGGGATAAGCGCTTCGCACGATTTCGCGTACCCATGTGACGTTACCGACCTCGGCCCCGGTTCAGCAAATCGGCAATTGCGCCGCTTTGAAGCGGTTCTGCGCTCACAGCATATTGTTTCGGCGCGCACGAGTGAAGGCCCCCCGAATCCGCCAGAATGGGTGAAACGGTACCCTTTCCGCTTGCAGGCACTGGCGGCTGGCTTCGACGCTGCGACACTGCAACAGCTCACCAGCTACATAGACAGGGCACGAGCGAGCAACAGATGGGCTATTCTTGTCTTTCACGATATCGTGCCAGCCCATCCCGCGGTCGACGAGCTGTTGGCGAGCGTCCATGACGGGGTCCTCGACGCAATTGTGGCAATGAAGATCCGGTGCTGCCCCGTCGGCGAAGTCATGAAGGACTTTGGCTCTTGA
- a CDS encoding IS66 family transposase (programmed frameshift), which produces MEAAVSPLPDDIEALKALLASATQRANEAEAKLANAHARESATEAVIAHLKLQIAKLRREQYGASAERTRRLLDQMELQLEDLEADAAEDDLAAEVAAEKTATVTAFERKRPAREPFPQHLPRERVIVPAPCSCPACGGSRLSKLGEDVTETLEVIPRAWKVVQTVREKFSCRDCETITQPPAPFHVVPRGWAGPSFLAMLLFEKYGQHQPLNRQAERFAREGVPLSTSTLADQVGAAAFALMPLYRLIEAQVLAAERLHGDDTTVPVMAKVKTDTARLWVYVRDDRPFAGADPPAALFHYSRDRRGEHPRAHLASWSGILQADAYGGYGELYAPGRMPAPVLEASCFAHARRKFFELADVASAARKKSRGEQAGIIYPIALEAVQRIDALFDVERGINGKDAAERLAVRQELSAPFMAELHAWLTTQLTRLSRNHDLAKAINYMLRRWDAFTRFLDDGRVCLTNNAAERALRCVPLGRKAWLFCGSDRGGQRAAVLYTMIQTARLNDVDPQAWLADVLARIAGHPARQLDQLLPWNWNAVAAQA; this is translated from the exons ATGGAAGCCGCCGTTTCGCCCCTTCCTGACGATATCGAAGCGCTCAAGGCGCTGCTGGCGAGTGCGACCCAGCGGGCCAATGAGGCCGAGGCCAAGCTCGCCAATGCCCATGCCCGCGAGAGCGCCACCGAGGCCGTGATCGCGCACCTCAAGCTGCAAATCGCCAAGCTCAGGCGCGAGCAGTACGGCGCCAGCGCCGAGCGCACCCGCCGCCTGCTCGACCAGATGGAACTGCAGCTCGAAGATCTCGAGGCCGACGCCGCCGAGGACGATCTGGCTGCCGAGGTCGCGGCCGAGAAGACCGCGACCGTCACCGCCTTCGAACGCAAGCGGCCGGCCAGGGAA CCGTTTCCCCAGCACCTGCCGCGCGAGCGGGTCATCGTGCCGGCGCCGTGCTCTTGCCCGGCCTGCGGCGGCAGCAGGCTGTCCAAGCTTGGCGAGGACGTCACCGAGACGCTCGAGGTGATCCCGCGCGCCTGGAAGGTCGTCCAGACCGTGCGCGAGAAATTCTCCTGTCGCGACTGCGAGACGATCACACAGCCGCCGGCGCCCTTCCACGTCGTGCCGCGTGGCTGGGCTGGCCCCAGCTTCCTCGCCATGCTGCTGTTCGAGAAGTACGGCCAGCACCAGCCCCTCAACCGCCAGGCTGAGCGCTTCGCCCGCGAGGGGGTGCCGCTCAGCACCTCGACGCTTGCCGACCAAGTCGGTGCCGCCGCCTTTGCGCTAATGCCGCTCTATCGCCTCATCGAGGCGCAGGTCCTCGCCGCCGAGCGATTGCATGGCGACGATACGACCGTGCCCGTCATGGCCAAGGTGAAGACCGATACTGCCAGACTGTGGGTCTACGTGCGCGATGATCGGCCGTTCGCCGGCGCCGATCCGCCCGCGGCACTGTTCCACTACTCGCGCGATCGGCGCGGCGAACATCCAAGGGCGCATCTCGCGTCGTGGTCAGGGATCCTGCAGGCCGATGCTTATGGCGGCTACGGAGAGCTCTACGCTCCCGGACGCATGCCAGCGCCCGTGCTCGAGGCTAGCTGCTTCGCCCACGCGCGGCGCAAGTTCTTCGAACTGGCCGACGTTGCCAGTGCGGCCCGCAAGAAGAGCCGCGGCGAGCAAGCCGGCATCATCTATCCGATCGCGCTCGAGGCTGTGCAGCGGATCGATGCCCTGTTCGATGTCGAGCGCGGCATTAACGGCAAAGACGCGGCCGAGCGGCTCGCTGTACGCCAGGAACTGAGCGCGCCCTTCATGGCTGAGCTCCATGCTTGGCTCACCACACAGCTCACCAGGCTGTCGCGCAACCACGATCTCGCCAAGGCCATCAACTACATGCTCCGGCGCTGGGACGCCTTCACCCGCTTCCTTGACGACGGCCGGGTCTGCCTGACCAACAACGCTGCGGAACGCGCTCTGCGCTGCGTGCCGCTCGGAAGGAAGGCCTGGCTGTTTTGCGGATCCGATCGTGGCGGCCAGCGCGCCGCGGTGCTCTACACGATGATCCAGACCGCTCGCCTGAACGATGTCGATCCGCAGGCTTGGCTCGCAGACGTGCTCGCCCGCATCGCTGGGCATCCCGCCCGGCAGCTCGACCAACTGCTGCCCTGGAACTGGAACGCTGTAGCCGCTCAGGCCTGA
- the tnpB gene encoding IS66 family insertion sequence element accessory protein TnpB (TnpB, as the term is used for proteins encoded by IS66 family insertion elements, is considered an accessory protein, since TnpC, encoded by a neighboring gene, is a DDE family transposase.): protein MIPSGARVWIAMGHTDMRKGMQGLALLVQQGLKRDPHGGDLFVFRGRAGSLVKLIWHDGIGMSLYAKRLEKGRFVWPSAKDGMVSLTASQLACLLDGIDWRNPQYSWRPQSAG from the coding sequence ATGATCCCTTCGGGTGCGCGGGTGTGGATTGCGATGGGGCACACGGATATGCGCAAGGGGATGCAGGGACTGGCCTTGCTGGTCCAACAGGGCCTCAAGCGCGATCCCCATGGCGGCGATCTGTTCGTGTTCCGCGGGCGCGCCGGATCTCTGGTGAAGCTGATCTGGCACGATGGGATCGGCATGTCGCTCTACGCCAAGCGGCTCGAGAAGGGACGCTTCGTCTGGCCTTCGGCGAAGGACGGGATGGTGTCGCTGACAGCCTCGCAACTCGCCTGCCTGCTCGACGGGATCGACTGGCGGAACCCGCAGTATTCCTGGCGTCCGCAGAGCGCCGGATAA
- a CDS encoding transposase — MGQITVFSGPERRRRWSDEERLEILSEAFAPGACVAEVARRRDVSTALVYTWRRKLRDAHSEPELDDLAAPGFAAAVMIEDAEGPHAGVQPAIVIDLARGKRISIFASASPALVASALKALR, encoded by the coding sequence ATGGGTCAGATCACGGTGTTTTCCGGGCCGGAGCGGCGCCGCCGTTGGAGCGACGAGGAACGGCTGGAGATCCTGAGCGAGGCCTTCGCGCCCGGGGCCTGCGTCGCCGAGGTCGCACGGCGACGTGATGTGTCGACCGCGCTGGTCTACACGTGGAGGCGTAAGCTGCGCGATGCTCACTCCGAGCCCGAGCTGGACGATCTGGCGGCTCCCGGTTTCGCCGCGGCCGTGATGATCGAGGATGCGGAGGGCCCGCACGCGGGTGTGCAACCGGCGATCGTCATCGACCTGGCGCGCGGCAAGCGGATCAGCATCTTTGCTTCGGCTTCGCCGGCGCTGGTGGCCTCAGCGTTGAAGGCGCTGCGATGA